A genomic window from Silene latifolia isolate original U9 population chromosome 11, ASM4854445v1, whole genome shotgun sequence includes:
- the LOC141613245 gene encoding uncharacterized protein LOC141613245, translating to MNMLTKEFSQPNPPPRRRRRNIERNREEGHNQLYNDYFMDPVYPEELFRHRFRMHKNRCTAALRVLAYGTSTDSVDEYLRMSDTSVRDSLKLFVEGIISYFGNEYLRRPNPQDLGRLLHMGQARGFPGSLNDISVLQRSPFFNDVLEESAPPVNFSANGTEYNMGYCLADGIYPGWATFVKTINAPQIQKHRYLQLNKRVVEKMWNMLLASYKLDLQFKEDNPTSTSDDPYEYHRLRRPPQERFIEIYGEIRDRATHIALKNDLIEHIWQNFRNSN from the exons ATGAATATGTTAACAAAAGAATTCAGTCAACCAAATCCTCCTCCTAGACGTCGTAGAAGAAACATTGAGAGGAATCGTGAAGAAGGTCATAACCAATTATACAATGACTACTTTATGGATCCGGTTTATCCCGAAGAGCTTTTTCGCCACAGATTTCGCATGCACAAGAAT AGATGCACGGCTGCTTTAAGAGTTCTAGCATATGGTACTTCTACTGATTCAGTGGATGAATATTTGCGTATGAGTGATACATCCGTAAGGGACTCTCTTAAATTGTTCGTCGAAGGTATAATCAGCTACTTTGGGAACGAGTATCTACGCAGGCCCAACCCTCAAGATTTAGGAAGGTTACTTCATATGGGGCAAGCTCGTGGATTTCCTG GTTCGCTTAATGATATTAGTGTTCTTCAACGTTCTCCATTCTTTAATGACGTTTTAGAAGAATCTGCCCCACCTGTTAATTTTTCGGCTAATGGTACGGAGTATAATATGGGATATTGTCTTGCTGATGGTATATATCCTGGTTGGGCAACATTTGTTAAAACAATTAATGCGCCACAAATTCAAAAGCATAGGTATTTGCAGCTTAACAAGAGAGTTGTCGAAAAGATGTGGAACATGCTTTTGGCGTCCTACAAGCTCGATTTGC AGTTCAAAGAAGATAATCCGACTTCAACTAGTGATGATCCGTATGAATATCATCGTCTTAGAAGACCGCCTCAAGAACGATTCATAGAAATTTATGGCGAGATTCGTGATCGTGCCACTCATATCGCTCTGAAAAATGATCTCATTGAGCATATTTGGCAAAACTTCCGTAACTCGAattag